Proteins encoded within one genomic window of Papio anubis isolate 15944 chromosome X, Panubis1.0, whole genome shotgun sequence:
- the DUSP9 gene encoding dual specificity protein phosphatase 9, translated as MEGLGRSCLWLRRELSPPRPRLLLLDCRSRELYESARIGGALSVALPALLLRRLRRGSLSVRALLPGPPLQPPPPAPVLLYDQGGGRRRRGEAEAEAEEWEAESVLGTLLQKLREEGYLAYYLQGGFSRFQAECPHLCETSLSGRAGSSMAPVPSPVPVVGLGSLCLGSDCSDAESEADRDSMSCGLDSEGATPPPVGLRASFPVQILPNLYLGSARDSANLESLAKLGIRYILNVTPNLPNFFEKNGDFHYKQIPISDHWSQNLSQFFPEAIEFIDEALSQNCGVLVHCLAGVSRSVTVTVAYLMQKLHLSLNDAYDLVKRKKSNISPNFNFMGQLLDFERSLRLEERRSQEQGSGGQASMASDPPSFFTTPTSDGAFELAPT; from the exons ATGGAGGGTCTGGGCCGCTCGTGCCTGTGGCTGCGCCGGGAGCTGTCGCCCCCGCGACCGCGGCTCCTGCTCCTGGACTGCCGTAGCCGCGAGCTGTACGAGTCGGCGCGCATCGGTGGGGCGCTGAGCGTGGCACTGCCGGCGCTGCTGCTGCGCCGCCTGCGAAGGGGCAGCCTGTCGGTGCGCGCGCTCCTGCCCGGGCCGCCGCTGCAGCCGCCCCCACCTGCCCCGGTGCTCCTGTACGACCAGGGTGGGGGCCGGCGCCGGCGCGGGGAGGCAGAGGCCGAGGCCGAGGAGTGGGAGGCCGAGTCGGTGCTGGGCACCCTGCTGCAGAAGCTGCGAGAGGAAGGCTACCTGGCCTACTACCTTCAGG GTGGCTTCAGCAGATTCCAGGCCGAGTGCCCTCACCTGTGTGAGACCAGCCTTAGTGGCCGTGCCGGCTCCAGCATGGCCCCGGTGCCCAGTCCGGTGCCTGTAGTGGGGTTGGGCAGTCTGTGCCTGGGCTCCGACTGCTCTGATGCGGAATCCGAGGCTGACCGCGACTCCATGAGCTGTGGCCTGGATTCGGAGGGTGCCACACCCCCGCCAGTGGGGCTGCGGGCATCCTTCCCTGTCCAGATCCTGCCCAACCTCTATCTGGGCAGTGCCCGGGATTCCGCCAACTTGGAGAGCCTGGCCAAACTGGGCATCCGCTACATCCTCAATGTCACCCCCAACCTCCCAAACTTCTTCGAGAAGAATGGCGACTTTCACTACAAGCAGATCCCCATCTCCGACCACTGGAGCCAGAACCTGTCGCAGTTCTTCCCGGAGGCTATTGAGTTCATCG ATGAGGCCTTGTCCCAGAACTGCGGGGTGCTCGTCCACTGCCTGGCGGGGGTCAGCCGTTCTGTCACCGTCACTGTGGCCTACCTCATGCAGAAGCTCCACCTCTCTCTCAACGATGCCTATGACCTGGTCAAGAGAAAGAAGTCTAACATCTCCCCCAACTTCAACTTCATGGGGCAGTTGCTGGACTTTGAGCGCAGCCTGCGGCTGGAGGAGCGCCGCTCACAGGAGCAGGGCAGTGGGGGGCAGGCATCCATGGCCTCTGACCCGCCCTCCTTCTTCACCACCCCCACCAGTGATGGCGCCTTCGAGCTGGCCCCCACCTAG
- the PNCK gene encoding calcium/calmodulin-dependent protein kinase type 1B: MLLLKKHTEDISSVYEIRERLGSGAFSEVVLAQERGSAHLVALKCIPKKALRGKEALVENEIAVLRRISHPNIVALEDVHESPSHLYLAMELVTGGELFDRIMERGSYTEKDASHLVGQVLGAVSYLHSLGIVHRDLKPENLLYATPFEDSKIMVSDFGLSKIQAGNMLGTACGTPGYVAPELLEQKPYGKAVDVWALGVISYILLCGYPPFYDESDPELFNQILRASYEFDSPFWDDISESAKDFIRHLLERDPQKRFTCQQALQHLWISGDTAFDRDILGSVSEQIQKNFARMHWKRAFNATSFLRHIRKLGQSPEAEGASEQGLARHSHSGLHTGQPPKW; the protein is encoded by the exons ATGTTGCTGCTGAAGAAACACACGGAGGACATCAGCAGCGTCTATGAGATCCGCGAGAGGCTCGGCTC GGGTGCCTTCTCCGAGGTGGTGCTGGCCCAGGAGCGGGGCTCCGCACACCTCGTGGCCCTCAAGTGCATCCCCAAGAAGGCCCTCCGGGGCAAGGAGGCCCTGGTGGAGAACGAGATCGCAGTGCTCCGTAG GATCAGCCACCCCAACATTGTTGCTCTGGAGGATGTCCACGAGAGCCCTTCCCACCTCTACCTGGCCATGGAACT GGTGACGGGTGGCGAGCTGTTTGATCGCATCATGGAGCGCGGCTCCTACACAGAGAAGGATGCCAGCCATCTGGTGGGTCAGGTCCTCGGCGCCGTCTCCTACCTGCACAGCCTGGGGATCGTGCACCGGGACCTCAAG CCCGAAAACCTCCTGTATGCCACGCCCTTTGAGGACTCAAAGATCATGGTCTCTGACTTTGGACTCTCCAAAATCCAGGCTGGCAACATGCTAGGCACCGCCTGTGGGACCCCCGGATATGTGG CCCCAGAGCTCTTGGAGCAGAAACCCTACGGGAAGGCCGTAGATGTGTGGGCACTGGGCGTCATCTCCTACATCCT GCTGTGTGGGTATCCCCCCTTCTACGACGAGAGCGACCCTGAACTCTTCAACCAGATCCTGAGGGCCAGCTATGAGTTTGACTCTCCTTTCTGGGATGACATCTCAGAATCAG CCAAAGACTTCATCCGGCACCTTCTGGAGCGAGACCCCCAGAAGAGGTTCACCTGCCAACAGGCCTTGCAGCATCTTTG GATCTCTGGGGACACAGCCTTCGACAGGGACATCTTAGGCTCTGTCAGTGAGCAGATCCAGAAGAACTTTGCTCGGATGCACTGGAAG CGAGCCTTCAATGCCACCTCATTCCTGCGCCACATCCGGAAGCTGGGGCAGAGCCCAGAGGCCGAGGGGGCCTCTGAGCAGGGCCTGGCCCGCCACAGCCACTCAGGCCTCCATACTGGCCAGCCCCCCAAGTGGTGA